In Silene latifolia isolate original U9 population chromosome 3, ASM4854445v1, whole genome shotgun sequence, a single window of DNA contains:
- the LOC141647424 gene encoding protein DOWNY MILDEW RESISTANCE 6-like encodes MIKVMSSTAFSNSNPVPLSGNFRRQFPMTSNRVSVPRSLGVTSKDGFRWANSEEGAISTSNSSLSLTPNFILPVERRPDLDQVYKSGIPLIDMSKEDTSTLIEEIARASEEYGLFLISNHGISQELCEEMLSAVIDLFHLPPQAKSVLVSDDPTKEVRISNHYRKVEDNGSKKGNKFSMWSEVFKHPWHPTNDTFTGLLPSDPLNYRNVVTRYAKEMGVLMSHLLSLMSQGLGLESDYLLKVLGENPLCRAQANYYPPCTNPDLTLGLGVHTDRDALTVVLPSPDVEGLQIMKDNKWIAVNPVPNALVVNLGDQLQVLSNGRYKSVVHRVVTNEHQSRASLALFYGPDKDALIGPIKSLTDEQRPPIYRHYYFREFLEEFRNQEGKNRKVKEAFEIQR; translated from the exons ATGATCAAGGTTATGTCTTCCACGGCTTTTAGCAATAGCAATCCTGTGCCCTTGAGTGGCAATTTCAGACGGCAATTTCCAATGACAAGCAATAGAGTCTCGGTTCCCAGAAGCTTAGGAGTTACATCAAAAGACGGGTTCAGGTGGGCAAACTCGGAAGAAGGTGCTATTTCAACTTCAAACTCTTCACTTTCACTAACACCCAACTTCATCCTTCCGGTGGAAAGAAGGCCAGATTTAGATCAAGTGTATAAATCCGGGATTCCACTAATTGATATGAGTAAGGAAGATACTAGCACTCTTATCGAAGAGATAGCTAGAGCATCGGAGGAGTATGGACTTTTTCTGATTAGTAATCACGGGATATCTCAGGAACTGTGTGAAGAGATGCTATCTGCTGTTATAGATTTGTTTCATCTTCCTCCTCAAGCCAAGTCAGTTCTTGTCTCGGATGATCCAACTAAAGAGGTTAGAATTTCGAATCATTATCGCAAAGTTGAGGACAATGGCAGCAAAAAGGGGAATAAATTTAGCATGTGGAGTGAGGTTTTCAAACATCCTTGGCACCCTACTAATGATACCTTTACTGGTCTTTTACCTTCGGATCCTCTAAATTACAG GAACGTAGTGACTAGATATGCGAAAGAGATGGGTGTCCTTATGAGTCATCTTCTAAGTTTGATGTCGCAAGGCCTGGGATTGGAGAGTGATTACCTATTGAAGGTATTGGGGGAAAACCCATTGTGCAGGGCACAAGCAAATTACTACCCACCATGTACAAATCCCGATCTCACTCTTGGATTAGGCGTCCACACGGATAGAGATGCGCTCACAGTAGTCTTACCGTCTCCAGATGTAGAGGGTTTACAAATCATGAAAGATAACAAATGGATTGCTGTTAATCCTGTGCCAAATGCATTAGTAGTCAATTTGGGTGATCAATTACAG GTCTTGAGCAATGGAAGATACAAGAGCGTGGTGCATAGAGTGGTGACCAATGAACATCAAAGTAGAGCATCGTTGGCATTGTTTTATGGCCCAGACAAAGACGCTTTGATTGGCCCCATCAAATCGTTGACTGATGAACAACGTCCTCCAATTTACCGACACTACTACTTTAGAGAATTTCTTGAAGAATTTCGAAACCAAGAAGGGAAAAACCGCAAGgttaaggaggcttttgaaatcCAAAGGTAG
- the LOC141648857 gene encoding uncharacterized protein LOC141648857: MAAPPSSGDSSRFSDGSFSESEDIYMTINTDHGPEFYGVEPPRAVLTKQVSQNERQISVDPISLQGSTNIRQASFRLVSPPAVTPNNGSSHSPSVPSPPAKLKFTSPSLSSSASSSPQSTRFLKRIWKSQTDHNKPNSRSQLSRVQSTMDDTHLAMVETDQRRSRSLGEGRISSLHTDDFDLWLEKPNINKNPRGGRAHSKPPLGPRPPSSEDRFNPMKKSMKSNKSRDLDYPDDGFKCGKLCLFLPRGKGKPVRSMSELSNQVSIQSDAPVISRTVSLQRFECGSFSSSLHEDAEGDSANLFFDLPMEMLRCSVSDMQSPVTAAFVFDNENDNNEDQDMNVDDLDAFLKAQS, encoded by the coding sequence ATGGCGGCACCACCATCATCGGGAGATAGCAGTCGCTTCTCCGACGGCAGCTTCAGCGAAAGCGAGGACATTTACATGACCATCAACACCGATCATGGTCCCGAGTTCTATGGTGTTGAACCTCCTAGAGCTGTACTTACCAAACAAGTCTCGCAAAATGAGAGACAAATTTCAGTTGATCCAATTTCATTACAAGGATCTACTAATATTAGGCAAGCCAGCTTTAGGCTAGTTTCTCCTCCTGCGGTTACACCGAATAATGGCTCCAGCCATAGCCCTTCTGTACCCTCACCACCCGCAAAGCTCAAGTTCACGAGCCCGAGCCTCTCTAGCTCAGCCTCCTCATCCCCACAAAGTACAAGATTTTTGAAGAGGATATGGAAGAGCCAAACTGATCATAACAAACCAAACTCACGAAGTCAGCTTTCACGGGTCCAGTCCACAATGGATGACACTCACCTTGCAATGGTCGAGACTGATCAGAGGAGAAGTCGGTCCCTTGGAGAAGGTAGGATATCAAGCCTTCATACCGATGACTTTGATCTCTGGCTTGAGAAACCGAACATAAACAAAAATCCGAGAGGAGGTCGGGCACATTCTAAGCCGCCATTAGGTCCTAGACCTCCTAGCAGTGAGGACAGGTTTAATCCCATGAAGAAGAGCATGAAAAGCAACAAAAGCAGAGATCTAGACTATCCAGATGACGGGTTTAAGTGCGGCAAATTATGCCTTTTTCTTCCACGAGGGAAGGGGAAGCCGGTCCGGTCCATGTCAGAACTATCTAACCAAGTCTCCATCCAAAGTGATGCACCCGTGATATCAAGGACAGTGTCGCTGCAGAGATTTGAGTGTGGATCTTTTTCTTCGTCTTTGCATGAGGATGCCGAGGGTGACTCTGCGAATCTCTTCTTTGATTTACCTATGGAGATGTTAAGGTGTAGTGTTAGTGACATGCAATCTCCAGTAACAGCAGCATTTGTATTTGATAATGAAAACGATAACAATGAAGATCAAGACATGAACGTTGATGACTTGGATGCCTTCTTGAAAGCACAGAGTTAA
- the LOC141647423 gene encoding uncharacterized protein LOC141647423 codes for MLIRANTILRNYFRRTNHHIPTTLPPLSHHHHHHLSTTPLPTTTKNDSYFAAIHHISNIVRRDIYLERTLNKLNFTITNDIIYRVIRSCSRHGIQCFRFFNWARTHPNYTPTSIEFDELIKTLAQCHNWETMWKVIAQMRNLEFRIGADTVEFVIREYGQKGYVDEAVRVFNSCQKVFNCDQNVGIYNALLYALTSCKNFYGGYALVRRMIRKGVKPDKETYSILVSAWCKAGKMREAQEFLEEMSRKGFNPPVRGRDLLVEGLLNAGYIESAKGLVVKMAKEGFVPDIRTFNALLEAVCKSGEIEFCVGLFGDVCKLGFCPDIESYKIMIPVVARLNRLEEGFRLLHCAIEEGHKPFPSLYAPILKALCRNGKFDDAFSFFSDMKVKGHSPNRPIYTMLIRMCVRGGRFVEAANYLVEMTELNLPPLSRSFDMVTDGLKHCGKHDLAQRIEQLEVSLRGV; via the coding sequence ATGCTCATAAGAGCAAACACCATCCTCCGCAACTACTTCCGCCGCACCAACCACCACATCCCCACCACTTTACCACCAttatcccaccaccaccaccaccacctctcaACAACACCATTACCAACAACAACGAAAAACGACTCATACTTCGCCGCAATCCACCATATCTCCAACATCGTTCGTCGCGACATTTACCTCGAGCGAACCCTAAATAAACTAAACTTCACAATTACAAACGATATCATCTACCGCGTAATCCGCTCTTGTTCACGCCATGGCATCCAATGCTTTCGCTTTTTCAATTGGGCGCGCACTCACCCCAATTACACTCCTACTTCAATCGAATTCGATGAACTTATCAAAACCCTAGCTCAATGTCACAATTGGGAAACAATGTGGAAGGTAATTGCACAAATGCGCAATCTTGAGTTTCGAATTGGGGCGGATACTGTAGAGTTTGTGATCAGGGAGTATGGTCAAAAGGGTTATGTCGATGAGGCGGTTCGGGTTTTTAATTCGTGTCAAAAGGTGTTTAATTGCGATCAGAATGTCGGAATTTATAATGCGCTTTTGTATGCGTTAACTAGTTGTAAGAATTTCTATGGTGGGTATGCGTTGGTTAGGAGGATGATTAGGAAAGGGGTGAAGCCGGATAAGGAGACGTATTCGATACTCGTTAGCGCGTGGTGTAAGGCGGGAAAGATGAGGGAAGCTCAGGAGTTTCTTGAGGAGATGAGTAGGAAAGGGTTTAATCCGCCTGTTAGAGGGAGGGATTTGTTGGTTGAGGGGTTGTTGAATGCTGGTTATATCGAGTCTGCAAAAGGATTAGTTGTCAAAATGGCGAAAGAGGGGTTTGTGCCGGATATTAGGACGTTTAATGCGTTGTTAGAGGCGGTTTGTAAGTCGGGGGAGATTGAGTTTTGTGTTGGGTTGTTTGGGGATGTGTGTAAGTTAGGGTTTTGTCCTGATATTGAGAGTTATAAGATTATGATTCCGGTGGTTGCGAGGTTGAATAGGTTAGAAGAGGGGTTTAGGTTGTTGCATTGTGCTATTGAAGAAGGGCATAAGCCGTTTCCTAGTTTGTATGCTCCGATTCTTAAGGCATTGTGTAGGAATGGGAAGTTTGATGATGCTTTTAGCTTTTTTAGTGATATGAAGGTGAAAGGGCATTCTCCAAATCGGCCAATTTATACCATGTTGATTAGAATGTGTGTGCGTGGAGGGAGGTTTGTTGAGGCTGCTAATTATTTGGTTGAGATGACTGAGTTGAATTTACCTCCTTTGTCGAGGAGTTTTGATATGGTCACTGATGGGTTGAAGCATTGTGGGAAGCATGATTTGGCTCAAAGGATTGAGCAATTAGAGGTGTCTCTTAGAGGGGTTTGA